In the genome of Anabaena cylindrica PCC 7122, the window GGTGACAATAGCAACGGTGTTTTGTTTAATAGTCAGATTGTACACTTCTTCTGGATTTTGGGCGATCGCTGTACAAATTCTACCGACTCCTGGAGTGTAAGCCATTGCTAGATCAGAAACACTCCTCAGAGGAATTCTACTAGTAATACTAATTTTGCCACCACGATGTAAATTAAAGGTGCGGTCATACACACTAATCACTTTAATTTCTGGTACGTCTTTTACCGCTTGGACAATAGCTTCAGCGTGTTCGGTACTAGCTGCATCGACTGTAATATCGCGGGTTGAGTCTTGGCGACTTTGCTCAATTAAATCAATTTGTCCTAGATTACCACCACTTTGAGCGATCGCTTGAGTTACTGAAGCCAACATCCCCACCCGATTGGGAATCTGCAAACGCATGGTGACACTGAAACTAGAATTAGGAGTTAGATTTGCCATAGTAATTTTAGATTTTAAATTTTAAATTTTATATTGAATTGCTTAATAAAAATCTATTTCCCCAATTAAATATGACATTTAATGTGTATACTTAGGCATTTGCTGTCAAAAATTGATTGTTAGTTGTATTTAAATACACTATTATCATTTCAGGGTTTCACGGTTGAATATGGTCTGAATCAGGATGTCCAGGATTTAAGGATTTACAGGATGTTATTGATTGATATGAATAACATGGCTTAAATAATCTATTCCTTAACTTGTTCTTTGAGAAGTTGAATTAAATCATTAGATAACCATAAACCAGCTTCCTGTAATGCTTGAATTGGTTCAGAAATTGAAGTTATTAAACCTTGTTTTTTCGCTAAAATCAGTATTCCCAAAGTTCCCATAAATGGGATATTTAAACTTTTCGCTACTTTTCTAGCAGCAGCATCATCAATAACTGCCCGATAACCATTATTTTCTAAAGCAAATGTCAAAACTTCTGATTCTCCACAATCTATACCCCAAGGTAAAATCAAAGATGAGATTTCACTAACTTTAACTTGTTTTGCCCAAGTAGAATTAGGTAATTGTTGAGATGCAATGTCTATTTTGCCAGCTTTGACAATTTCACTCCAGACACGAGAAGGAACAATAATTTCTGTAAATAATTGAGGTAAAAAGTAGGTAAGCTGGCTTTTAAAAAGAACAATTAAGGGGGATGTATTGATAACAATTTTATTCATCTAGAGATGCAATTTCTTCGGCTAATTCTTCAGCAGTATATTGAAATGGAGAAACTTTGTAACGAATGAGAATATTCATAAATTCTATTCTGTTTAACCCTGCTATTTCTGCGGCTTTACCTTGAGATATTTCTCCCAATTCATACCATTTGACAGCAGCAGCTATTTTCATTTCTCTCGCTAATTCATCTGGTTCTTTCCCCAGTGTGGAAAAAACACTGTCTGGTAATTCTATAGATAGAGTTGTCATCTTCAGATACCTTGAAAAAGACCACTCATTTATTTTAACCCAAAACAAAATACCCTCCATTTCTGGAGGGTATTTTTTATTTAATCTGAATCTTTCAGATTAACCGTTGATTGCAGGTGCAGTTAAAGCAACAGGAGCAACATCACCAGCAGCCAAGTCTAAGGGGAAGTTGTGAGCATTACGCTCGTGCATTACTTCCATACCCAAGTTAGCGCGGTTGATTACGTCAGCCCATGTACCAATTACACGACCTTGAGAATCAATGATTGATTGGTTGAAGTTGAAACCGTTCAAGTTGAAAGCCATTGTGCTGACACCCAAAGCTGTGAACCAGATTCCGATTACTGGCCAAGCAGCTAAGAAGAAGTGAAGTGAACGGCTGTTGTTGAAGGAAGCGTATTGGAAAATCAAGCGACCGAAGTAACCGTGTGCTGCAACGATGTTGTAGGTTTCTTCTTCTTGACCGAATTTGTAACCGTAGTTTTGTGATTCGGTTTCGGTTGTTTCACGAACCAAGGAGGAAGTTACCAAAGAACCGTGCATTGCAGAGAACAAGGAACCACCGAATACACCAGCTACTCCCAACATATGGAAGGGGTGCATCAAGATGTTGTGTTCAGCTTGGAACACGATCATGAAGTTGAAGGTTCCAGAGATACCTAAAGGCATACCGTCAGAGAATGAACCTTGACCAATTGGGTAGATCAAGAATACTGCGGTAGCAGATGCCAAAGGCGCGGAGTAAGCTACACAGATCCAAGGACGCATACCTAAGCGGTAAGACAATTCCCACTGACGACCTAAGTAGCAAGCGCAACCGATCAAGAAGTGGAAAATTACCAATTGGTAAGGACCGCCGTTGTACAACCACTCATCTAAGGAAGCTGCTTCCCAGATTGGGTAGAAGTGCAAACCAATAGCGTTGGAAGAAGGAACAACTGCACCGGAGATGATGTTGTTTCCGTAGATTAAAGAACCTGCAACTGGCTCACGGATACCGTCGATGTCAACGGGAGGCGCAGCGATGAATGCGATGATGAAGCAGGTGGTAGCAGCTAACAGGGTAGGGATCATCAATACGCCGAACCAACCGATGTAGATACGGTTTTCGGTGCTGGTGATCCACTCGCAGAAGCGATCCCAGACGTTAGCGGTTGAACGCTGTTGAATGGTTGTGGTCATTTTATAAGTGCTTTATTTTTTTATAATGTTGATAGGTGGTTTTGCCTATCTTCTTCTCCAAGATTAAAATATAAGTTGATTTTTGTAAAGATAAATAAAATAAGTATTGATTATATCAGCTATATATTTTACTAATGTATCAAGATTCACAGGATGCAGAGGAGAAGATTTTTCCCCTTGCTATCTAAACCGTATCAACATCAAAAATTAGAATCTAAACGATTGGCAAAGGATGCTACTACAATCATAGGCAAGCCGAAAAGTAGACAAATTAACCATTGATTTAAATCCAATGGTGCTGTATAAAATAATTGATTCATCAAACTCCATTGGCTGAAAATAATCTGCAAAATTACAGTGCTGGCAATTCCTACATACATTGCAGTTTGATCGCTTATTTCTCGTCTAATTCCGCGAATTTTATCGACAATAGCAATACCTAATTGGGTAATACTTAACAGGTAAAAAATCCTTCCTACTACTAAAGCTTGAATTGCCATTGTGCGAGCGACAGCAATATCTCCCGTTGTTTGTCGCATCCATTCAAAGACACCAAAAATTAAAATCCAGTTAAAGATAGAAATAATGAAAATGCGCTTGACTAAGTTAGGAGAAAGTAATTTTTCATTGGGGTTACGTGGTGGTTGTTGCATCACCTGATCAGATTTGGGTTCAAAGGCTAAGGGGACTGTCATGGCAATGGAATTAACCATATTTAACCAGAGAACTTGTAAAGATAATATTGGTAAATCTCTGGCTAACAAAACGCTAATCAAGATCGTCATAGATTCACCACCATTCACAGGGAGAATAAACGCGATCGCTTTCAACAAATTACTGTAAACTGTTCTCCCTTCCTCCACCGCAGCTTCTATAGATGCAAAGTTGTCATCTATCAAAATCATATCAGCGGCTTCTTTGGCTACTTCTGTACCAGCCCCACCCATGGCAATACCAATATCTGCTTGTTTGAGAGCAGGTGCATCATTGACACCATCCCCAGTCATAGCGACTATTTCACCTTTAGATTGTAGTGCTTCTACAATCCGCAATTTTTGTTCTGGTGCCACACGGGCAAACACTACCCCATCTTCTATTGCTGTTGCTAATTCTGCTTTTTCCATTTTCGCCAGTTCTGCACCTGTAAAAGCCAGAATTTCCCGATGATGATTAAAACCCATGCGAGATGCGATCGCAGCAGCCGTGACAGCATGATCACCTGTAATCATTTTCACTTGAATACCAGCTTGTTGACAAGCTTGCACAGCCTTGATAGCTTCGGCGCGGGGTGGATCGATCATCCCCTGTAAGCCTAAGAAAATCAAATCATTTTCGATATCTGCGTGATCTATTGAGATTAGATTCTCAGATACTGGTTTTTTTGCAAAAGCTAACACCCGTAAACCTTGATGCGCCATTGTATGCACTTGCCGATTTACAGTATCAGCATCTACAGGAGTCAGTTGTCCAGAAAAATTTAACATCTGTTGACAACGCTGGAGAATTGCTTCTACCGAACCCTTAATGTAAATAATTCGTTCTTGTTGTTCAATTTCATACAGAGTTGCCATGTACTGAAACTCTGACTCAAATGGGATGACATCAAGCTTAGATATACTCGCTTGTAAGTTGTCACGGGTTAACCCTACTTTATTAGCAGCAGTTATTAATGCACCCTCGGTGGGATCGCCAACTACTATCCATTGCCCATCTTTATTTTCTAAGTGGGAATCATTGCACAACAAGCCAGCTTTTAAACATTCAGCTAAAGGAGGAACATCATTAAAATCTAAAGGGTTTTCATTGAGTAAAATTTCTCCGCTTGGTGTATAGCCTGTACCCGTGACGGTATAATCCTGATCACCTGCATAGATGGCTTGTACTGTCATCTGGTTTTCAGTCAGAGTCCCAGTTTTGTCAGAACAAATAACTGTAGCGCCCCCTAGAGTTTCGACTGCGGGCAATTTGCGAACAATGGCGTGTCGTCGTGCCATGCGGGAAACACCAATGGCCAAAGTAACAGTAACTACAGCAGGTAAGCCTTCAGGAATGGCACTCACAGCAAAGGCTACCGCAGGTTCAAACATTTGCACCCAGGTGTTACCGTATCCTAAGCCAACGGCAAAGGTGAGGGCTGCTATTGCTAAAATGATGTAAAGTAAGGTACGACTAAATTTGTCAAATTTGCGGGTTAATGGGGTTTTGAGGATGTTTCCTTGTTCCATTAATTGAGAAATGCGCCCGGTTTCTGTGGCTGTACCAATGGCAACTACAATACCTTTACCAGTTCCAAAAGTGACAAAACTGCCAGCATAAGCCATGTTAGTGCGTTCTGCTAGGGCTGCGTCTGCATCTACGGGTTGGGTGCTTTTTTCAACAGCGACGGATTCCCCTGTTAATCCCGATTCGTTGATTTGTAAATTGCGGCTTTGCACAAGTCGTAAATCGGCTGGTACTTTGTCGCCAGAAGTTAATAATACAATGTCTCCGGGGATTAATTCAGTGGAGGGAACTTGGAGTTTATTTCCGTTGCGGATAATAGTGCTGTTGGTTTTGACTGAGGAAGCTAAGGCTGCGATCGCACTTTCCGCTTTCGATTCTTGCACAAAACCAATAATAGCGTTGATCAGAGTTACGCCCCAGATTACCCCAGCATTTACCCATTGTCCTAAAAATGCTTTAACTGCACCGGCAATTAGCAAAATATAAAGTAGTGGCTGATGAAATTGCAGCAAAAATCGCAGTAAAGCACTTTTGCCGTGTTTGGCTTTAAGTTCATTAGTACCAAGACTTTCTTTGCGTTTGGCTACTTCAGTAGAATTTAAGCCTGTTTCAATATTACTGTTTAAATATCGACTTACTTCCTGTACAGGTAGATTGTGCCACTGATGTGCTGTTAATTGATTTTTAACTACTGCTGTCATAATTTTTGGTTCCGAATCTCATCCCCTGACAGGATAAATTTACAATGGCATTATTAATTATTAATTATTAATTGTGTTGATTAACGTCTAATTAAAATACATAAAAAATCTATCTTTCGGATTATTTAGATAAAAAAATATTGCCGATTATCATATCACTCTGGATAGATGTATTAAACCACTTTGATAGTTAAATATGCTGCAAATGGTTCATGATTAAATTAAATATGAAAACCCCCTCTCCATAGATGCAAAGCGGCTTCTCTAAGAAGTTGTTTAAAAATTATTATATGAAGCTATAGCCTTTCCCACTCTAGTTAGATACAAAATTACCCCTCCCCAACCCTCCCCTTGGTAAGGGGAGGGTGCGCGACAGCGCGGGTGGGGTGTATTTCATGAGATTGGGAATTGCTATAATAAACCTTATAAACCAGATCTAATTAAGGAAAGCTAAATGCTGCCACAAAAATTTGCTAAAAGTCAAAATATATATAAGGTAAGCTACCTTCAGGTGCTAGTAACCAAACAGCGTAAAAACATAAAGGTACAAAAACAAGTTTAATAGGCCAGCTAAATTCTAATTTCATTCCTCGTTTAAAGGCATAGGTTATACTCATGAGAATAGCTATAACTATTAATAAATAAGAGAGTTGGTACTGGCTGAGATTAAGGGCTTCCACATAGACTTTTTCAGCAAATTGTTCATCAGCAGTATGACCCCAAAGGTGTTGGATGACAAAAGCAGAGTCTTGAACGTTGGGAAGACGGAACCAAATCCAAGATGTGAAAACCATCAGCTGTGTTAAAAACCAACCAAAAACTATACCTAGAGGGTTTTCCCAAAATAGGGTTAAAATTTTAAAGCGATCGCTCATCGCATCTGTGAGACGATGAACTGCTAAGGCTAGACCATGCAATGCTCCCCAAATTATAAAACCCCAGGCGGAACCGTGCCAAATACCAGCTATTATCATCACTATCAATAAGTTTCCGCAGGTGCGAAGCAACCCCCGACGAGAACCACCCAAAGGAAAATATAGGTAATTACGCAACCAATCACCTAAAGTTATATGCCAGCGTCGCCAGAAGTCTGCAATACTATTACTGAAGTAAGGAAAATCAAAGTTTTCAGGCAGAACTAAACCAAAAAGTAAAGCACTCCCACGAGCAATATCTACATAACCATTGAAATCTAAATATAACTGTAAGCCATAGGCAAAGGTAGCTAACCATAAATCAGTGCTACCGGCTCTTTGCAAGTTACCAAAACATAAATCAACAAAAATCCCCAGATTATCTGCCAGAATACCTTTTTTAACTGCACCTCTAGCAATTAACCACAGTCCCTCTGCTAATCTATCGGCAGTGGGAAATCTTACTGTATCGAATTGAATTGCTAAGTTATGATAACGAGTAATAGGCCCAGAAATTAATTTAGCAAAAAATAATTTGTAGGTAGCAAAGTTCAGAAATTCGTCAGTAGCTGGCGCACCACGATAGACATCTATTAAATAAGCGATGCACTCAAATGTAAAAAAAGAAATTCCCAAGGGTGTAGTTAATTTAAAAGCGGAATCTGGCGCGTTTATAGATAAATCAAATAACCATTTTAATAAAATAGGTAAATATTTAAAACTTAGTAAAAGCCCTATATTTAAAATCACACCAAACCACAAAATTTTCAGCCGATTAAGATTCCAATCAGCTTGAGCAATTTGCCAATCTTCGTTAGAAATTTTCCAGTTTTGAGAATGTTGTCCTGGTGAGGTATTTTTGCCAATTTCTAACCCTAAACGAAAGTTAATAAAAGTCAAGACTAGTAGTAATGGCAAATATTGAATATTCCAAGATGAATAAAATACAATACTAGCTATGAGTAGCGTCCACAAGCGTAATTTTTGCTTGGCTACAGTCCAGTAAATTCCCAGAATACTCAGCAAAAAAAGTCCGTAAAAAATTGATATAAACTTCATTTTTAATCATTGGTCATTGGTGATTGGTCATTAGTTATTGGGAAGAGGTTATAGATAATTTTTACCCTGCGCCTACTCCCCTCCCCACATTTTTATTTAAAAGTCCAGGGAATCATGGGGTCAACAGCCAGCTTTTTAGAAACTTCATAAGCACCATAGCGGTTTAGGTGGCTGGGGTCAGAAAAGTATTCATTGGCTTTGAGCCAAATTTGGCTTAAATCTCTGTAAATAAAGTTTGTATTCGTAGTAGAAACATTTAACATATACTGTTGAAACTCTTGTTCATATTTTTTTCTAACTGGATCTAAATAATCGGCGGTGAGGGGAGTATTTACAAAAACCAAGGAGATTTTTTGAGATTTTGTAAACTTTATTAATGATTGTAAAGCTGCGTCTTGATTACCTTTTAATTGAAAGGATTTATAGTCATTGTCGTAACTTCCCGATACTCTGGCATATTTTTGATAATATGTGGCAGGATTAAAACGAATAGATAAAGGCAAGAAACCATCAAAATCAACTGCTTGCAGAGCGTTATCTTCTTCTGAATCGTTTGTCAACTGAACTGTGACTTGCTGATTGTTATTGCTAAAAGGTAAATGGTTGAGTTGTTTTTGTAATAGTGTTTTAATTTGGTCACGATGTTGATAACTAGCAGATATACCAACTACAGCTTGATTTAACCAATCATTAGCAACTTGATAGCTATTAAAATCTAATGTTTCATTTTTGATTTCTGCCTTTTGGGAAGAATTTATCTGTTGTTGAGATGGTTGATTACTAATACTAGGTTTCGTGGCTCTTTGTAAAACTTGTTGATAACCTTTTGATGCAGCAATGGCGTTAAAAGTGATATCTTCTCTGCCACTATTAAAAGCTCTAGAACCATCTGCCCAAATAATCAGTTTTGGTAGTTCTGAGGGTTCTAAAACTTGACGAATGATCAAGTCTACAACTTGGGCTGTGGCACCATTAACACCGAAGTTAAAGATATCAACTTGGCGATAACCTTGAGTTGTCAAGGCTTTAGAAAGGGCAACGGGGTCAACACCTCTCAAGGCACGAGAAGATCCAATAATCAGGATATCTGGTGGTTTTCCATTTGTGGCTAAACGCTGTTTATAAAGTGCAAATTGCTCATCTAATTGCCTAGCATTAAAACTGGGCATTTGAGATCGTGCTGCTAAAAGAATAGCAGTAGCGCTGGCTTTTGCTTTCAATGGTGCAGATGGTAACTTTTCTGATGAAGCGACATCATTTTGGGTAAAACCAGAGGCATTAAATCCCGAATTATGCCCCTGAGTAGATTTTATGTTGTTGTTGCTAGAAAAAAATGCTGTTGTTCTCTGATTTGGATCTTCTCCTGATGTCAAAGATGCCTGTGAGGATAAAGCATTATTACGTTTGAGTGAATTTGAGACAGTACGAGTCAGGACGTAACCTAACATCCAATCACTTTGAAGTGTGAGTATTAATCCCAAGGCTACCCAAACTAGACTAGCCAAAAATCCTTGTTCATCGGGGTTATGATCGATGGAGTGGTTGGGTTCTGCGAATAATTGAGTTCCCACAAGTAATTTTTTAACTTTTTTGTGAGCAGTTTCTATCCAATCTTGTGCTGCTTCGGTGACGAAACTTTTAACTTCCTCTTTTGTTAAATCAGGACGTAGAATTGGTTCGTCAGTTTCATTTGTGACTAGTTCACTAAAATATTCAGCAGTTGCGGCAAATTCTGGTGTGGCTTCTGGTACTAATCTGTGACGTTGGGCAAAATCAAAGCCGTGATGCCACACAGGTTGATGATCGCCGGCACGACGACCGTAAACTCTGACACCAAAAAGATCAGGGATATTCAGTTGGCGAACAAATTGAGTGACTTTGCTGGCGACTTGTTGCCGTGTGGGACAATTAGGCGCATCACACATAACGTGCAGTAAGTCACCTTTGCGAAGCAGGAGGACACGAATACCACCAGTTTTTAAGCGCCAATCCATATCAGGATTGAGTAGGCGTTCTAGTAAAAAAATAATGGCTGGTTCATCACCTGTAGAACCTAATGCTAGTGTGGATGTTGCTAAAGCGGGATGTTTGGCAGATGGTAAAGACAACCAATCTACCCAAGCGGGTTGTTGTTCGCCTGTTTTTTGTCCATAGATAGCTGCTGCTAGAATACCTTGAGGGGCGATCGCTTCTAACTGAGAAAGAATAATTTGTAAACACAGTTCCTTCTCTGGTGCAGGAGAGGTTTTGGCAGGATCAACTGCTGGGGTACAAAAGATATGTAGGGTAAATTCTTTGAGAGAAGCTTGGACAGAGATTTTTAATTCTGATAACAACTCTGTTAACAATCGAGCGATCGCTTGCACATCTCCCCACCGCGCCCATTCTTTCAGCATTGTTTCCGGTGGTGTCAAATCCACCCGCAGCCGCCAATCAGGGTCTATTTCTCCCCTCACTTGAGAGACAATGATTGCATCTTCATAACCAGCCAGTTTCAAATGCCTTAATTTTTGGGCTACTGGTTCGGCTAACAAAGTGGCATCTGGGCTATAACTCGATTGACAGAAGATCCAGAGACGATTAACAATTTTTTGAGATTTGGACTTGGCATTATGGGGTAGACTTTTGACTTGTACTGCCACACCCAAGCTACTCAGATTTTCACTCAAATAGCGAGCGATCGCATCTGGATTTCCTTGGCGTGCCAAACTTTCATTAGAGACAATCAGCGCCCCACCAGGTAGTTGTGTTTTTTCCGCTTCTACTAACATGGCTTGCTGTACCTGCTCTAGATGCCGATCTAATTGATTTAAATAAACCCGATGACACCATTGAGGATGGTGTGAGCCTTTTTTTCGACCGTAGACCAATACTTGGTATATTGGGGATTGTTCCTCACTGGTTAAGCTATCCAAATCTGTTTGCTGTAGTGCTTGCAACAAATCAGACAGAGTGCGCCAACGTTGCGGGCAGTCTGTACCTTCACAAAGTATGTGCAGATCATTTCCCAGCAACCGGACTTTCACCCCGAAAGTGCTGATTCCTGTGGCTTGGCTTACCCATTGCACTAAGGTTTGATGGCGTTCAAGTGATACTGTTTTCATGGGAAGTTAACTTTAACAGGAAGCGAGTATTAGGGGATTTTGCCTGTACTTGTAAACTAGAAACATACATTTAGCACATTTTGCAGTTTTTTTTTAACAATTTTGTTACCTTTAGAGCTAGAAAAATGGGCAAAGATAGTCTTATAAGGTTACAAGTCTTATCAAGATTGAGTTTTGCATTTATTTTACTCATCTGCCAAAAACAAGAAGTCAGGAGTCAGGAGTCAGGAGTCAGGAGGAACAAAGAATAAAGAAGTAAAAAGGAAATTTCTTCCCATGACTGTTCCCTGTTCCCTGTTTTCTGCTATATCAAACATTGTGTATCCTGAATCCTTACCAAAAAACAAGAATTAGCAATGTCACCTGTAACCCAAAACCCCTCACCAACCAGCGGATTTAATCCGACTTTCTTGAACATTCCCCAATCTTGTCTCCTCCAAATAGGGATAACGTCTATACTACTGCTGCTCATAGCCGATAAAGCTACTGGTAAAGCACTAGAAGCCTTGGGGGAAGCCAGTGAAGAAGTATTTCGGGGCGATCGCTTGCCCATTCTTGATTTTCCCCATGAACAGGAATTAAACCAAAGCTAACTATATATATAAGCATTTATTGGCTACGGTTAATCCTATTCCAGTACAAACAAAAAAACTAGAATTATGAAGAATGCTGAGTTAAAAGTGCTATTAGCAGGGCGTTTAGCCCGTATTGAATTAAAAGACCACTTACAAAGGTCAGGCATTGACTGTTTGCGAAATTAGTAAGCATTCTTCTGACTCAGCACTCGGTACTCGATACTCAGCACTGTAAATATTAATTGGCTTTACCAGAACGGAGAATATGGGTTCCCTTTTATACTCTTCATCGCCAGCAGCGAATACATACCCCATGTCGGAATTATTCTTGCGTCATCGTCTACAGGTAGTAGAGGAATTGTGGGAGTCGGTTCTTCGGCAAGAATGCGGACAAAAAATGGTAGATCTATTGCGTCAATTGCGCGATTTGTGTTCTCCTGAAGGACAAGCTACCCATGACCAGGCTTCCTCCGCAGTCGAATTGATTGAACAATTAAATATCAACGAGGCCATTCGTGCTGCTCGTGCCTTTGCTCTGTATTTTCAGTTAATTAACATCATTGAGCAGGAATACGAACAAAAGCAGCAACTTACTCGCTATTCTGATACAAACGGTACAGATCAGGTAAATCTCGCCAATATTATTTATTCAACCAACCAACGAGAAGATGACCTACCAGTTACCAAGTCATTAGGATCAGACTCACCACAAAGTTGGACAGACACCACGCCAATTCAACAAAAGGGTACATTTGCCGCTTTATTTCCGCTGTTATTCAAACTGAATGTTCCACCCCAGCAAATTCAACGCCTCATTTCTCAACTGGATATCCGCTTAGTCTTCACTGCACACCCCACGGAAATTGTCCGTCATACTATCCGCGATAAACAGCGGCAGGTAGTTGACCTTTTACAACACCTAGATAGCTTAGAAAATCGCTCTGGGGGCTATCCTTGGGAGGCAGCCGAGGTGAGAGAGCGATTGATGGAAGAAATTCGTCTGTGGTGGCGGACAGATGAGCTACATCAATTTAAGCCCACGGTTTTAGATGAGGTAGATTATGCTCTGCACTACTTCCAAGAAGTGTTATTTGATGGCATTCCGCAGTTGTATAAACGCCTCAAATATTCTCTAGCACAAACATTTCCTTGGCTAGAACCACCAAGTACAAATTTCTGCTCCTTTGGTTCTTGGGTAGGTTCAGACCGAGATGGAAATCCGTCGGTGACACCGGAAGTTACTTGGAAGACTGCTTGTTATCAGCGGAAAATGGTCTTAGAGCGATATATTCAGTCGGTGACGCAACTGATTGAGTTATTGAGTGTGTCCATGCACTGGAGTGATGTATTACCAGATTTGCTGGAATCTCTAGAGTTAGATCAATCAACGATGAGTGATGTCTATGATGCTTTAGCTCTGCGTTATCGCCAAGAACCTTATCGGTTAAAACTGGCTTATGTGTTGAGACGGCTAGAAAATACACGCGATCGCAATTTGGCTTTATATAAACGGGAAACGCCCACAAATGAAGATGCACCAATGTACCGTTCCGGGGCAGAGTTTTTAGCTGAATTGCGATTAATTCACCACAATTTGACTGAAACGGGTTTAGGCTGTCGAGCTTTAGAAACCCTAATTTGTCAAGTGGAAATTTTTGACTTTAACCTCACCCAGCTAGATATTCGCCAAGAATCATCCCGTCATGCTGATGCGCTGAATGAGATTCTTGAATACTTGCAAGTTTTACCCCAACCCTATAACGAACTTTCAGAAGAGCAGAAAGTGGCTTGGTTAACCGGGGAATTACGAACAAGACGGCCATTAATTCCCAGTGAATTGCCATTTTCGGAAAAAACCAACGATGTCATTGAAACTTTCCGGGTTTTGCGATCGCTACAACAAGAATTTGGCATCAACATCTGTCAGACTTACATCATCAGTATGTGCCGCGAAGTCAGCGATGTTTTAGAAGTTTTACTCTTAGCCAAAGAAGCGAGATTATTTGATCCTGCGATCGCAGTAGGATCAATTAGAGTAGTACCGCTATTTGAGACTGTAGAAGACTTACAACGCTCCAGAAGCGTCATGCGGCAACTGTTTGAACTTCCCCTTTATCGCGCCTTCTTAGCAGGTGGCTATGAAGCAATTAAACCCGAAAATTCTTCTCCATCTCCCACCCTCAACCCCAATTTGCAAGAAGTCATGCTGGGGTATTCTGACAGCAACAAAGACTCCGGTTTCTTAAGTAGCAACTGGGAAATTCACAAAGCGCAAAAATCACTCCAGAAAATCGCTGAAGAATACGGCTTACATCTGCGGATTTTTCACGGTAGAGGTGGATCTGTGGGACGGGGTGGTGGCCCAGCTTATGAGGCGATTTTAGCTCAACCAGG includes:
- a CDS encoding MBOAT family O-acyltransferase; translation: MKFISIFYGLFLLSILGIYWTVAKQKLRLWTLLIASIVFYSSWNIQYLPLLLVLTFINFRLGLEIGKNTSPGQHSQNWKISNEDWQIAQADWNLNRLKILWFGVILNIGLLLSFKYLPILLKWLFDLSINAPDSAFKLTTPLGISFFTFECIAYLIDVYRGAPATDEFLNFATYKLFFAKLISGPITRYHNLAIQFDTVRFPTADRLAEGLWLIARGAVKKGILADNLGIFVDLCFGNLQRAGSTDLWLATFAYGLQLYLDFNGYVDIARGSALLFGLVLPENFDFPYFSNSIADFWRRWHITLGDWLRNYLYFPLGGSRRGLLRTCGNLLIVMIIAGIWHGSAWGFIIWGALHGLALAVHRLTDAMSDRFKILTLFWENPLGIVFGWFLTQLMVFTSWIWFRLPNVQDSAFVIQHLWGHTADEQFAEKVYVEALNLSQYQLSYLLIVIAILMSITYAFKRGMKLEFSWPIKLVFVPLCFYAVWLLAPEGSLPYIYFDF
- a CDS encoding DUF3368 domain-containing protein encodes the protein MNKIVINTSPLIVLFKSQLTYFLPQLFTEIIVPSRVWSEIVKAGKIDIASQQLPNSTWAKQVKVSEISSLILPWGIDCGESEVLTFALENNGYRAVIDDAAARKVAKSLNIPFMGTLGILILAKKQGLITSISEPIQALQEAGLWLSNDLIQLLKEQVKE
- a CDS encoding UPF0175 family protein; this encodes MTTLSIELPDSVFSTLGKEPDELAREMKIAAAVKWYELGEISQGKAAEIAGLNRIEFMNILIRYKVSPFQYTAEELAEEIASLDE
- the psbA gene encoding photosystem II q(b) protein, with protein sequence MTTTIQQRSTANVWDRFCEWITSTENRIYIGWFGVLMIPTLLAATTCFIIAFIAAPPVDIDGIREPVAGSLIYGNNIISGAVVPSSNAIGLHFYPIWEAASLDEWLYNGGPYQLVIFHFLIGCACYLGRQWELSYRLGMRPWICVAYSAPLASATAVFLIYPIGQGSFSDGMPLGISGTFNFMIVFQAEHNILMHPFHMLGVAGVFGGSLFSAMHGSLVTSSLVRETTETESQNYGYKFGQEEETYNIVAAHGYFGRLIFQYASFNNSRSLHFFLAAWPVIGIWFTALGVSTMAFNLNGFNFNQSIIDSQGRVIGTWADVINRANLGMEVMHERNAHNFPLDLAAGDVAPVALTAPAING
- a CDS encoding cation-translocating P-type ATPase; protein product: MTAVVKNQLTAHQWHNLPVQEVSRYLNSNIETGLNSTEVAKRKESLGTNELKAKHGKSALLRFLLQFHQPLLYILLIAGAVKAFLGQWVNAGVIWGVTLINAIIGFVQESKAESAIAALASSVKTNSTIIRNGNKLQVPSTELIPGDIVLLTSGDKVPADLRLVQSRNLQINESGLTGESVAVEKSTQPVDADAALAERTNMAYAGSFVTFGTGKGIVVAIGTATETGRISQLMEQGNILKTPLTRKFDKFSRTLLYIILAIAALTFAVGLGYGNTWVQMFEPAVAFAVSAIPEGLPAVVTVTLAIGVSRMARRHAIVRKLPAVETLGGATVICSDKTGTLTENQMTVQAIYAGDQDYTVTGTGYTPSGEILLNENPLDFNDVPPLAECLKAGLLCNDSHLENKDGQWIVVGDPTEGALITAANKVGLTRDNLQASISKLDVIPFESEFQYMATLYEIEQQERIIYIKGSVEAILQRCQQMLNFSGQLTPVDADTVNRQVHTMAHQGLRVLAFAKKPVSENLISIDHADIENDLIFLGLQGMIDPPRAEAIKAVQACQQAGIQVKMITGDHAVTAAAIASRMGFNHHREILAFTGAELAKMEKAELATAIEDGVVFARVAPEQKLRIVEALQSKGEIVAMTGDGVNDAPALKQADIGIAMGGAGTEVAKEAADMILIDDNFASIEAAVEEGRTVYSNLLKAIAFILPVNGGESMTILISVLLARDLPILSLQVLWLNMVNSIAMTVPLAFEPKSDQVMQQPPRNPNEKLLSPNLVKRIFIISIFNWILIFGVFEWMRQTTGDIAVARTMAIQALVVGRIFYLLSITQLGIAIVDKIRGIRREISDQTAMYVGIASTVILQIIFSQWSLMNQLFYTAPLDLNQWLICLLFGLPMIVVASFANRLDSNF